In the genome of Bordetella avium, the window GCGTTTTCAAACTTTGTGGTGGATAAACTCAACCGGGTGCATGGCGTACGCGAAATCTGCTCGCACATCGTCATGCGCAAAGTCAAAGCGCCGGGGATCGCCCCAGCCGCAGATCCGATAAACCAAGCCGGATCAAATCGCTGACCGCCTCAGGGTTTTGATCCGAATGGCCGCACGTCAGGCCACTCGCCAGGCTATCGCTCTGCACAATATGAGGCATCACTTCCTGACTTGGCGCTCGATATCCAAAGCGGATGCACGATGCGGCACCTGCGCCGCGCCAACTTTCCCCTGCCCGCCGAGGATATCTGTGCATGAGATTGACCCGCCTGCTCTTGATCGATGACCACGCCCTGGTGCGCGATGGCCTGAAACTCCATCTGCAATCCATCCCGTCCCTTACCGTCATGGGCGAAACCGAAAGCGCCCGCGCCACGCTGGATCTACTGGCCCGCGGTCAACCGGAAGAATGGCCCGATCTGGTGCTGCTGGACCTGTCCCTGCAAGACGCAGACGGCCTGGAACTGGCGAAAATACTGCATGAACGCTACCCCCGGATTGCAGTGCTGATTCTATCCATGCACGACAACGTCGAGTCCATGCGGCAAGCCATAGCGGCCGGCGTGCGCGGTTATGTGCTCAAAACTGAGGCGACCGCAGACCTCCTGACCGCCATCAAAAGGGTTGCTGCCGGAAAGACCGGCTTCAGCCCGCAGGTGTCGCTCAAGCTGACCCAGAACCACGCCCCCCTGCTCACGCAACGCGAGCGCGATATCCTGCAAGGCATCGGCATGGGGATGACCAACCGGCAAATCGCCCAGACGCTGGATCTATCGGTACGCACCGTGGAAACCTACCGCCACACCCTCAAACGCAAACTGAACATCGGCGGCCGGGCAGACCTCATCAAATACGCGATTGAACACCGCCGGCCCTGAGCGCGGCCCGCCTGTCTCACCGCCCCCCTCCAGCGCCTGCTACGCTTGGGCCTGCGCTCTATCTTGCCCTGAACCATGCCCTTGCAACACGACCCCGAAGAACTCGCTGCCTGGCTGCGCCTGTCCCTGGAACCTGGCGTCGGCCCTGTGACGGCCTGCGGGCTGCTGCGCGCATTCGGCCTGCCCCAGGCACTATACGCCCAACGTGCCAGCGCCCTGATGCGGCAAGTCCCGCAGGCGCTCGCCAGCCAGCTCGCCGCCCCGCCCCCACCAGACATGGCGGACCGCATCGCGCGCGCGCTCGAATGGGCCGAGGCCGCAGACCACCACCTGCTGACCCTGGCAGATCCAGGCTATCCCCAGGCCTTGCTCAGCATCAATGATCCGCCCGTGCTGCTCTACCTCAAGGGCAGGCCAGACCTTCTCAACCGCCCCGCGCTAGCCGTAGTCGGCGCACGCAATGCCACCCCGATGGGCGCGCAGAACGCACGGGCTTTCGCCCGCCATCTGGCCGCGCACGGCTGGTGTGTGGTGAGCGGGCTGGCGCAGGGCATCGACGCGGCGGCCCACGAAGGCGCACTCGCTGCCGGATCGTCCGGCGGCGGCACGATTGCGGTGCTGGGCACAGGCCTTGACCGCGTCTATCCCGCCAGCAACCGGCAACTTGCCCATGCCATTGCCGCCAACGGCGCCCTCTTGTCAGAGTTCCCGCTAGGCACCGGCGCTCAAGCGCATCACTTCCCACAGCGCAACCGCCTGGTGGCAGGCCTGGCGCGCGGCGTGCTGGTCGTCGAGGCCGCCCGGCAAAGCGGCTCGCTCATTACCGCAAGGCTGGCCAGCGAAAGCGGCCGCGAAGTCTTCGCCATCCCCGGCTCCATCCATTCGCCCCTGTCGCGCGGCTGCCATGCGCTGATACGCCAGGGCGCCAAACTGGTCGAAACCGCCCAGGACATCACGGACGAACTCAGCTCACCGCGACAGCCGGCCCCCAGTCCGCCGGCCCAACCTCGCGCCGAGCCACCGCCAGGCACCCAAGCCTTGTTGACCGCCCTGGGCCATGATCCGCAGCACGCCGACAGCCTGGCGGCCGCAAGCGGGCTGGATGCCGCCACCCTGGGCGCCCAGCTCACCGAACTGGAAGTGGCCGGCTGGATCGCACGGCTGGACGACGGGCGCTACCAGCTGATCTACACTTAAGCGCACAGGCTAGGCCGCGCCGTCCAAACAGGAAGAGACATGTCTTTGCCCTCCCGCGTCAAAATCGTCGAAGTCTCCCCCCGAGATGGCTTGCAGAACGAAAAAGACTTCGTTCCGACAGACATCAAAGTCGAACTCATCAACCGCTTGAGCGCGGCCGGTTTTCCCAATATCGAGGCCGCCTCCTTCGTGTCGCCCAAATGGGTGCCTCAGATGGCCGATGGCGCTGAGGTCATGGCGCGTATCCAAAGGCGGCCGCAAACCCTCTACTCGGTGCTCACGCCCAACCTGAAAGGGCTGGAAGGCGCCCTCGCCGCCCACGCCGACGAAATTGTCATCTTCGGCGCGGCGAGCGAGGCGTTTTCGCAAAAAAACATCAACTGCTCGATTGCCGAATCCATCGCCCGTTTCGAACCCGTGGCCGAGGCCGCCCGCGCGGCCGGCCTGCGCCTGCGCGGCAGCATCAGTTGCTCCCTGGGCTGCCCCTATCAGGGCGACGTGCCGGTCGCAAGCGTGGTGGATGTGGCCCGCCGCTTCCAGGCGCTGGGTTGCGATGAAATCGATATTGCCGACACCATCGGCGTCGGCACTCCGCGCCAGGTGCGAGACGTCATGGCCGCCGTCAGCGCGCTTATCGATCCGGCGCGGCTGTCGGGTCACTTCCATGACACCTATGGGCAGGCGCTGGCCAATATTCTGGCCGCCATGGAAGCCGGCATCGCTATTTTCCATAGCTCGGTCGCGGGCCTGGGCGGCTGCCCCTACGCCAAGGGCGCCACCGGCAATGTGGCGACCGAAGATGTGCTGTATATGTTGCGCGGGCTCGATATCGACACAGGCATCGATTTCGACGCCGTGGTGGACATCGGCCAATGGATGGCCGCCCAACTCCAGCGCAAGGGCTCAAGCCGCGCGGGCAATGCCATTGCCGCCAAACGTGACGCCTGAGAGGCCTGACATGATGGCGCCCGAAAACCAAGCCGCGCTGTTACGGGAAATCGGACCACTCCCACTCTCAGCCCAGGCCTGGACCGATGGTGTGCGCATCCTGACCTGGATCATTCTTGCCATCGCTGGCGCGCAACTCGCCTTCGAAGCCATCCAGGCCGATCCCCTGAGCCCGGTGTTGGTGGTGGGTATTGTGCTGTGTTTCCTGGTGCTGATCACGCTGGCCTGGCATATGCAGGTGTCTATCACCACGATTGATGAACAGGGTTTGCGTCAGAGCTGGATCAAGCGCCGCGAAGTCGCCTGGCAGGACATCCGATGTGCGCGCTATCTGTCTCTGCCCCTGTCCAAGCGTCTGCTCATCATCACGCGCCAGGGGCGGGCCCTGGTGTTTCAAGGGGGCACGCGAGAGCTGCGCCACGCCTTCGAAAAAATCGCCCAGTTGTACCGGGACCGTGCCGAATAACAATCAAAACAGCCGCCGACCACGAAAAAACACCCTGGTGACGGAATCCGTCACCAGGGTGCAAGGCGGCAAAAAAATTAGCGGATCGGCAAGGCGTACATCAGGCCGCCCTTGGTCCATTGCGCGTTCAAGCCGCGATCGATCTTCAAAGGGCTGCCCTTACCCACGTTACGGTCGAAACTCTCGCCGTAGTTGCCCACCTGCTTGACGATGTTATAGGCCCATTTGTCGTTCAACCCCATATTCGGACCTGCGCCCGGCACCACGCCCAGAATGCGGCAAACGTTAGGATTTTCACTTTTAAGCTGCTCGTCGACATTGGCCGAGGTCAGGCCATACTCTTCAGCCTCGATCATGGCCGTCAGCGTCCAATACACGATATTGAGCCAGTTATCGTCGCCCTGGCGCACAAAGGGGCCCAAGGGCTCTTTCGAGATCACTTCGGGCAACACGATATAGTCATCGGGCTTTTCCAGCTTGGAAATACGGATGGAAGCCAAACCCGAGGCATCGGTGCTGAACACATCGCAACGACCCGCAGCAAAGGCATTGACGACCTCGTTAAAGGTCTCGATCACGACAGGCGTGTACTGGACATTATTGGCGCGCGCCCAGTCAGCCAGCGTGTTTTCGTTCGAGGTGCCTTGCTGCAAACAGATGGTGGCGCCGTTCAGTTCTTTGGCGCTCTTGACGCCCAGCTTCTTGGGCACCAGAAATCCCTGGCCATCATAGAAGTTGATGCCGGCATGAATGATGCCAAGCGCCGTGTCGCGCTGCTGCGTAACCGAGGTATTGCGCGTAAGCACGTCAACCTCACCCGATTGCAATGCGGTGAAACGCTGCTGCGAATTCAGGGGCACGATTTTGATCTTGTTGGCGTCGCCCAGCACCGCCGCAGCCACGGCGCGGCAAAGGTCCACGTCCAGGCCGCGCCATACGCCCTGTGCATCGGGCGCCGAGAAGCCGGCAAAACCGGTCGTGGTGCCGCACACCACGGCATCACGATTCTTGACCACATCCAGGGTGCCAGCTTGCGCGCTTTGCAGGCCCGTCAACGAAAGGGCGGCCAACGCCACCAGACTCGCGATCTTCATTCCGAACTCCTCTCTTTACCCAGCATGGCGCCCGCGGCACCAGAAAGTCCGCAAGCGTAACGACAACCGAAGCACCGGCAAAATAAGCTGCGCGCACATCGATATAAGCGACAGGTCTAAACCCCTGTATCAGCGCCTAGCCCTCCAGCGACACCGATACCGGCGCGTTGGCCTGACAAGCATCCAGAGCCAGCGCCAAGCGCTTCACGCCCAAAGCAATCTTTTCTTCATTCATGGTTGCGAAGGACATGCGCATGGCATGCAGATCGGCCTGAGATTCATCCGCATAGAAGGCCTTGCCCGGCACATAGACGACTTCTTTTTCGATGGCGTAGGGCAAAAGGCGAGTGGCATCGATATCGCCACTCAGGCGCGCCCAGAAAAACATGCCGCCTTCC includes:
- a CDS encoding response regulator — translated: MRLTRLLLIDDHALVRDGLKLHLQSIPSLTVMGETESARATLDLLARGQPEEWPDLVLLDLSLQDADGLELAKILHERYPRIAVLILSMHDNVESMRQAIAAGVRGYVLKTEATADLLTAIKRVAAGKTGFSPQVSLKLTQNHAPLLTQRERDILQGIGMGMTNRQIAQTLDLSVRTVETYRHTLKRKLNIGGRADLIKYAIEHRRP
- the dprA gene encoding DNA-processing protein DprA, with the protein product MPLQHDPEELAAWLRLSLEPGVGPVTACGLLRAFGLPQALYAQRASALMRQVPQALASQLAAPPPPDMADRIARALEWAEAADHHLLTLADPGYPQALLSINDPPVLLYLKGRPDLLNRPALAVVGARNATPMGAQNARAFARHLAAHGWCVVSGLAQGIDAAAHEGALAAGSSGGGTIAVLGTGLDRVYPASNRQLAHAIAANGALLSEFPLGTGAQAHHFPQRNRLVAGLARGVLVVEAARQSGSLITARLASESGREVFAIPGSIHSPLSRGCHALIRQGAKLVETAQDITDELSSPRQPAPSPPAQPRAEPPPGTQALLTALGHDPQHADSLAAASGLDAATLGAQLTELEVAGWIARLDDGRYQLIYT
- a CDS encoding hydroxymethylglutaryl-CoA lyase, yielding MSLPSRVKIVEVSPRDGLQNEKDFVPTDIKVELINRLSAAGFPNIEAASFVSPKWVPQMADGAEVMARIQRRPQTLYSVLTPNLKGLEGALAAHADEIVIFGAASEAFSQKNINCSIAESIARFEPVAEAARAAGLRLRGSISCSLGCPYQGDVPVASVVDVARRFQALGCDEIDIADTIGVGTPRQVRDVMAAVSALIDPARLSGHFHDTYGQALANILAAMEAGIAIFHSSVAGLGGCPYAKGATGNVATEDVLYMLRGLDIDTGIDFDAVVDIGQWMAAQLQRKGSSRAGNAIAAKRDA
- a CDS encoding amino acid ABC transporter substrate-binding protein, with protein sequence MKIASLVALAALSLTGLQSAQAGTLDVVKNRDAVVCGTTTGFAGFSAPDAQGVWRGLDVDLCRAVAAAVLGDANKIKIVPLNSQQRFTALQSGEVDVLTRNTSVTQQRDTALGIIHAGINFYDGQGFLVPKKLGVKSAKELNGATICLQQGTSNENTLADWARANNVQYTPVVIETFNEVVNAFAAGRCDVFSTDASGLASIRISKLEKPDDYIVLPEVISKEPLGPFVRQGDDNWLNIVYWTLTAMIEAEEYGLTSANVDEQLKSENPNVCRILGVVPGAGPNMGLNDKWAYNIVKQVGNYGESFDRNVGKGSPLKIDRGLNAQWTKGGLMYALPIR